The Amycolatopsis umgeniensis DNA segment GAGCAGGGAAGAACGCCGGGAGCGGATCCTGGCCGCGGCGGCACGAGTGTTCGCGGCGTCCGGATACGACGCGGCGGGGATGCGCGAGGTCGCGACGGCGGCCGGGATCAGCACGCCCGTGCTGTACGACCATTTCCCGTCCAAGGCGCGGCTGTACGCCGGGCTTCTGGAGTCCGAAGTGGACAGTCTGCTGGCCGGTTGGGCCGAGCTGCCGCCGTCGGAGACCGCGGAGGAGTTGCTGCGCGGCCGGGTGGCGGCGATCTTCGCGTGGATGGAGACCAACGAACGCGGCTGGCGGATGATCTTCGCCGAAACGCCGTCCGACCCGGGGGTCGCCGAGGTGCACCGGCGCGGGCAGGCCAGGGCCACCGGTCAGCTGACCGAGGTGTTCGCCCAGGTCCCTCACCTGGCGCTGACCGCGGACCTGCCGCGCGACCGCGCGAACGAAGCGCTCGCCGAGGCGGCGAAGAGCGCGCTGAACGCCATCGCCACCTGGTGGTGGAGCAACCGTGACATCCCGCGAGAGCAAGTCGTCGCGCTCACGACGGATCTGTTGTGGCGCGGTCTGGGAGCCCTGATCCAGGAGGACACATGAGCATCGACACCACCGAGCGATACCGCCGGGCCCTCGAGACCCGGGACGTCGAACTCGCGCTGAGCGCCTTCGCGCCGGACGCGGTCGTCCATTCGCCGCTGACCAGCCGGGTCCGGTTCACCGGGCACGGGGAACTCAGGCCGCTGCTGGAGGTCGCCTACTCGCATCTGCGCGACGTCAGCTTCCACACCGACACGGGCGACGCGTCGACGCGGGTCGTCGTCTACACCGCGCGCATCGGTGCGGAGGAGATCGAAGAGGCGGCGGTGCTGAAACTCCGCGAGGACGGGCTCATCACCGAAGTGACGCTGTTCGTGCGGCCGCTGCCCGGGATCGTCACGTTGATGGACGCCTTCGGCCCGGACATCGCTCGCCGCAACGGCCGCACCTTCGCGGCGCGGCTGCTCGCGGTGGCCACGAAACCGTTGCTGGCCATGGTGCGGTCGGGCGACAAACGCGCCGTCCCGCTGGCCGGACCGAGGAGCTGAAGGACGCTTTCCCCGCATCTCATGCAGGGAAGGGCCCTTCACCACGTCCTATGCGGTGAAGGGCCCCTTCAGCCCACGCTTCACACCGTCGCGGGCACCGGCACCGGCTCGTCTTCGGGGTCCTCGAGCACCTTCGGCACCCCGCGCAGCGTGAACAGAGCGCTGACCGCCAGCAACGCCATCAGCCCCGCCGAGCACAGCATCGTCACCTGCAACCCGTCGACGAACGCCAGTTTCGCATTGGTGAGGATCAAAGCTCCTTGCTCGGGCGGCAGCTGCGCCGCGACCTGGACAGCGCCGCCGAGGGTGTCCGAGATCGCCTCGGGCGGCACACCCGCCGGGATGACGAGTTCGCTCCGGTACAGCGCGCCGAGCACGCTGCCGAGGATCGCGATCCCCAGCGCCCCGCCGAGTTCGGTCGCCGTCTCGGAGATCGCCGACGCCGCGCCCGCCCTGGCCTTCGGCACGACGCCGAGCACCGTGT contains these protein-coding regions:
- a CDS encoding TetR/AcrR family transcriptional regulator, which gives rise to MSREERRERILAAAARVFAASGYDAAGMREVATAAGISTPVLYDHFPSKARLYAGLLESEVDSLLAGWAELPPSETAEELLRGRVAAIFAWMETNERGWRMIFAETPSDPGVAEVHRRGQARATGQLTEVFAQVPHLALTADLPRDRANEALAEAAKSALNAIATWWWSNRDIPREQVVALTTDLLWRGLGALIQEDT
- a CDS encoding nuclear transport factor 2 family protein, which codes for MSIDTTERYRRALETRDVELALSAFAPDAVVHSPLTSRVRFTGHGELRPLLEVAYSHLRDVSFHTDTGDASTRVVVYTARIGAEEIEEAAVLKLREDGLITEVTLFVRPLPGIVTLMDAFGPDIARRNGRTFAARLLAVATKPLLAMVRSGDKRAVPLAGPRS